The Pogona vitticeps strain Pit_001003342236 chromosome 6, PviZW2.1, whole genome shotgun sequence genome contains a region encoding:
- the GALNT1 gene encoding polypeptide N-acetylgalactosaminyltransferase 1 isoform X1: MRKFAYCKVVLATSLVWVLLDMFLLLYFSECNKCDEKKERGLPPGDVPELIQKPHEGPGEMGKPVVIPKEDQEKMKEMFKINQFNLMASEMIALNRSLPDVRLEGCKTKVYPDNLPTTSVVIVFHNEAWSTLLRTVHSVINRSPRHMLEEIILVDDASERDFLKRLLENYVKKLPVPVHVIRMEQRSGLIRARLKGAAASKGQVITFLDAHCECTVGWLEPLLARIKADRRTVVCPIIDVISDDTFEYMAGSDMTYGGFNWKLNFRWYPVPQREMDRRKGDRTLPVRTPTMAGGLFSIDRDYFQEIGTYDAGMDIWGGENLEISFRIWQCGGTLEIVTCSHVGHVFRKATPYTFPGGTGQIINKNNRRLAEVWMDEFKNFFYIISPGVTKVDYGDISSRLALRHKLQCKPFSWYLENVYPDSQIPRHYFSLGEIRNVETNQCLDNMARKENEKVGIFNCHGMGGNQVFSYTANKEIRTDDLCLDVSKLNGPVTMLKCHHLKGNQLWEYDPVKLTLLHVNSNQCLDKATEEDSQVPSIKDCNGSRSQQWLLRNVTLPEIF, encoded by the exons TTCCAGAACTGATACAAAAACCTCATGAAGGCCCGGGAGAAATGGGAAAACCTGTTGTTATTCCTAAAGAGGAccaagaaaaaatgaaggagatgtttaaaataaatcagtttaaTTTAATGGCAAGTGAAATGATTGCACTCAACAGATCATTACCTGATGTCAGATTGGAAGG GTGTAAGACAAAAGTATATCCAGATAACCTTCCTACAACAAGTGTTGTCATTGTCTTTCACAATGAAGCTTGGAGTACTCTCTTGAGAACTGTTCATAGTGTTATAAACCGATCACCACGACACATGCTGGAAGAAATTATTCTTGTAGATGATGCTAGTGAAAGAG ACTTTTTGAAGAGACTCTTGGAGAACTATGTGAAAAAGTTACCAGTACCAGTTCATGTGATTCGAATGGAGCAACGTTCTGGACTAATTAGAGCCAGATTGAAAGGAGCTGCTGCCTCCAAAGGCCAAGTCATCACCTTTTTAGATGCTCATTGTGAATGCACAGTAGGATGGCTCGAGCCTCTGTTAGCACGCATAAAAGCTGACAG gagAACAGTGGTTTGTCCTATCATTGATGTAATTAGTGATGATACATTTGAATATATGGCAGGCTCTGATATGACATATGGTGGATTCAACTGGAAGTTGAATTTCCGGTGGTATCCTGTTCCTCAGAGAGAAATGGACCGAAGAAAAGGTGACAGAACCCTTCCAGTGAG GACACCTACAATGGCAGGAGGCCTGTTTTCTATAGATAGAGACTATTTTCAAGAAATTGGGACATATGATGCTGGAATGGATATATGGGGAGGAGAAAACCTGGAGATTTCATTCAGG ATTTGGCAGTGTGGGGGAACTTTGGAAATTGTGACATGTTCACATGTTGGACACGTTTTTCGAAAAGCCACTCCTTATactttcccaggaggcacaggacagattatcaataaaaataatagacGGCTTGCAGAAGTTTGGATGGATGAGTTCAAAAATTTCTTCTACATAATTTCTCCAG GGGTTACAAAAGTAGATTATGGAGACATATCCTCACGACTTGCACTAAGACACAAACTGCAGTGCAAGCCATTTTCTTGGTACCTGGAGAATGTGTATCCTGATTCCCAAATACCACGTCACTATTTCTCTTTGGGAGAG atAAGAAATGTGGAAACTAATCAGTGTCTGGATAACatggcaagaaaagaaaatgaaaaagttgGAATTTTCAACTGTCATGGAATGGGTGGTAATCAG GTTTTCTCATACACAGCCAACAAGGAAATCCGAACGGATGATTTGTGCTTAGATGTCTCTAAGCTTAATGGTCCTGTCACAATGCTCAAGTGCCACCACTTAAAAGGCAATCAGCTTTGGGAATATGATCCCGTG AAATTAACCCTGCTGCATGTGAACAGTAATCAGTGCCTGGATAAAGCCACTGAAGAAGACAGCCAGGTACCCAGCATCAAAGACTGCAATGGCAGCCGCTCTCAACAGTGGCTTCTTCGTAATGTCACCCTTCCGGAAATATTCTGA
- the GALNT1 gene encoding polypeptide N-acetylgalactosaminyltransferase 1 isoform X2: protein MFRDNECLNPELHIGKVCFPELIQKPHEGPGEMGKPVVIPKEDQEKMKEMFKINQFNLMASEMIALNRSLPDVRLEGCKTKVYPDNLPTTSVVIVFHNEAWSTLLRTVHSVINRSPRHMLEEIILVDDASERDFLKRLLENYVKKLPVPVHVIRMEQRSGLIRARLKGAAASKGQVITFLDAHCECTVGWLEPLLARIKADRRTVVCPIIDVISDDTFEYMAGSDMTYGGFNWKLNFRWYPVPQREMDRRKGDRTLPVRTPTMAGGLFSIDRDYFQEIGTYDAGMDIWGGENLEISFRIWQCGGTLEIVTCSHVGHVFRKATPYTFPGGTGQIINKNNRRLAEVWMDEFKNFFYIISPGVTKVDYGDISSRLALRHKLQCKPFSWYLENVYPDSQIPRHYFSLGEIRNVETNQCLDNMARKENEKVGIFNCHGMGGNQVFSYTANKEIRTDDLCLDVSKLNGPVTMLKCHHLKGNQLWEYDPVKLTLLHVNSNQCLDKATEEDSQVPSIKDCNGSRSQQWLLRNVTLPEIF from the exons TTCCAGAACTGATACAAAAACCTCATGAAGGCCCGGGAGAAATGGGAAAACCTGTTGTTATTCCTAAAGAGGAccaagaaaaaatgaaggagatgtttaaaataaatcagtttaaTTTAATGGCAAGTGAAATGATTGCACTCAACAGATCATTACCTGATGTCAGATTGGAAGG GTGTAAGACAAAAGTATATCCAGATAACCTTCCTACAACAAGTGTTGTCATTGTCTTTCACAATGAAGCTTGGAGTACTCTCTTGAGAACTGTTCATAGTGTTATAAACCGATCACCACGACACATGCTGGAAGAAATTATTCTTGTAGATGATGCTAGTGAAAGAG ACTTTTTGAAGAGACTCTTGGAGAACTATGTGAAAAAGTTACCAGTACCAGTTCATGTGATTCGAATGGAGCAACGTTCTGGACTAATTAGAGCCAGATTGAAAGGAGCTGCTGCCTCCAAAGGCCAAGTCATCACCTTTTTAGATGCTCATTGTGAATGCACAGTAGGATGGCTCGAGCCTCTGTTAGCACGCATAAAAGCTGACAG gagAACAGTGGTTTGTCCTATCATTGATGTAATTAGTGATGATACATTTGAATATATGGCAGGCTCTGATATGACATATGGTGGATTCAACTGGAAGTTGAATTTCCGGTGGTATCCTGTTCCTCAGAGAGAAATGGACCGAAGAAAAGGTGACAGAACCCTTCCAGTGAG GACACCTACAATGGCAGGAGGCCTGTTTTCTATAGATAGAGACTATTTTCAAGAAATTGGGACATATGATGCTGGAATGGATATATGGGGAGGAGAAAACCTGGAGATTTCATTCAGG ATTTGGCAGTGTGGGGGAACTTTGGAAATTGTGACATGTTCACATGTTGGACACGTTTTTCGAAAAGCCACTCCTTATactttcccaggaggcacaggacagattatcaataaaaataatagacGGCTTGCAGAAGTTTGGATGGATGAGTTCAAAAATTTCTTCTACATAATTTCTCCAG GGGTTACAAAAGTAGATTATGGAGACATATCCTCACGACTTGCACTAAGACACAAACTGCAGTGCAAGCCATTTTCTTGGTACCTGGAGAATGTGTATCCTGATTCCCAAATACCACGTCACTATTTCTCTTTGGGAGAG atAAGAAATGTGGAAACTAATCAGTGTCTGGATAACatggcaagaaaagaaaatgaaaaagttgGAATTTTCAACTGTCATGGAATGGGTGGTAATCAG GTTTTCTCATACACAGCCAACAAGGAAATCCGAACGGATGATTTGTGCTTAGATGTCTCTAAGCTTAATGGTCCTGTCACAATGCTCAAGTGCCACCACTTAAAAGGCAATCAGCTTTGGGAATATGATCCCGTG AAATTAACCCTGCTGCATGTGAACAGTAATCAGTGCCTGGATAAAGCCACTGAAGAAGACAGCCAGGTACCCAGCATCAAAGACTGCAATGGCAGCCGCTCTCAACAGTGGCTTCTTCGTAATGTCACCCTTCCGGAAATATTCTGA